A genomic region of Serinus canaria isolate serCan28SL12 chromosome 1A, serCan2020, whole genome shotgun sequence contains the following coding sequences:
- the SMCO3 gene encoding single-pass membrane and coiled-coil domain-containing protein 3 isoform X1, translated as MFFTVCWVDSGKLVTLGSLLLLISQVLAKEAVSPILMDMALHSFDDQYLGCREEMMEELEQGDYFQKEIAANKDYFRLWKKAQEALLKSPVGLLREMRDSHATVLMAYSMNSSLHSQLNWATSTAGISPEHYRHNFSFKYFHFYLTTAIQILKEWQSSMGEHKCYQVHRGVKDLYIKAKEDSRVRFGRFTSTSQLRSEARKFGNETLFTVTTCLGAAMQGFSYHTSEKEVLIPPYEIFLVKSFLQTQQGNRLHLHSVGNYSKYQCQLVEGIVQRLSCKGHRTGCSPLPQAAPTSCTHTGPRQTCSSPAVFAYKIHKTQLLPMCCET; from the exons atgttttttacagTGTGTTGGGTGGACTCTGGGAAGCTGGTGACACTGGGCAGCCTCCTGTTGCTGATCTCACAAGTACTGGCAAAAGAG GCTGTGTCCCCCATCCTGATGGATATGGCCCTGCATTCCTTCGATGACCAGTATCTGGGGTGCAGAGAGGAGATGATGGAAGAACTGGAGCAAGGAGACtatttccaaaaggaaataGCTGCTAACAAGGACTACTTTCGTCTCTGGAAGAAGGCTCAGGAGGCTTTGCTAAAGAGCCCTGTAGGTCTGCTGAGGGAAATGCGTGACAGCCATGCCACAGTCCTCATGGCTTACAGCATGAACTCctccctgcactcccagctgAACTGGGCTACATCCACAGCAGGAATCTCTCCAGAGCACTACAGACACAACttcagctttaaatattttcacttctaCCTAACAACTGCTATCCAGATATTGAAGGAATGGCAGAGCAGCATGGGGGAACATAAGTGCTACCAGGTGCACAGGGGTGTAAAGGACTTGTATATCAAGGCCAAGGAAGACAGCAGGGTGCGATTTGGCCGTTTCACTTCTacctcccagctcaggagtgAAGCCCGGAAGTTTGGGAATGAAACTTTGTTCACAGTGACCACTTGCCTGGGAGCAGCTATGCAAGGCTTTTCTTATCACACATCAGAGAAGGAAGTCCTCATTCCCCCTTATGAGATATTTCTTGTCAAAAGCTTCCTTCAAACCCAGCAGGGTAACCGGCTGCATCTGCATTCTGTGGGGAACTACAGCAAGTACCAGTGCCAGCTGGTGGAAGGTATTGTACAAAGGCTCTCATGCAAGGGgcacaggacaggctgctctccactgccccaggcagcccccaCCAGCTGCACCCACACGGGGCCACGCCAAACCTGTAGCTCACCTGCTGTGTTTGCCTACAAGATCCACAAGACCCAGCTTTTACCCATGTGCTGTGAAACCTAG
- the LOC103813365 gene encoding osteocalcin-like isoform X2, which yields MRSLLALLILTLALAALCCCEKDPKEPSGSPSADSIKIKKEVANAFVKRKKRASPYEWYLEYYKSPMEQMHERCENYPPCDYLSDQVGFALAYNRFFGRY from the exons ATGAGGAgtctgctggcactgctgatcCTGACTCTGGCCCTGGCAGCACTCTGCTGTTGTGAGAAAG ATCCCAAAGAGCCCTCAGGATCTCCCAGTGCTGACA GCatcaagattaaaaaagaagttGCCAATGCCtttgtgaagaggaaaaagagagccAGCCCTTATGAATG GTACCTGGAGTACTACAAAAGCCCGATGGAGCAGATGCATGAGCGCTGTGAGAACTACCCCCCCTGTGACTATCTCTCTGACCAGGTGGGGTTTGCCCTGGCCTACAACCGCTTCTTTGGCAGATACTGA
- the SMCO3 gene encoding single-pass membrane and coiled-coil domain-containing protein 3 isoform X2: MFFTVCWVDSGKLVTLGSLLLLISQVLAKEAVSPILMDMALHSFDDQYLGCREEMMEELEQGDYFQKEIAANKDYFRLWKKAQEALLKSPVGLLREMRDSHATVLMAYSMNSSLHSQLNWATSTAGISPEHYRHNFSFKYFHFYLTTAIQILKEWQSSMGEHKCYQVHRGVKDLYIKAKEDSRVRFGRFTSTSQLRSEARKFGNETLFTVTTCLGAAMQGFSYHTSEKEVLIPPYEIFLVKSFLQTQQGNRLHLHSVGNYSKYQCQLVEASRSKNTGYTALASAILSSVLGVSLCLAHSL; this comes from the exons atgttttttacagTGTGTTGGGTGGACTCTGGGAAGCTGGTGACACTGGGCAGCCTCCTGTTGCTGATCTCACAAGTACTGGCAAAAGAG GCTGTGTCCCCCATCCTGATGGATATGGCCCTGCATTCCTTCGATGACCAGTATCTGGGGTGCAGAGAGGAGATGATGGAAGAACTGGAGCAAGGAGACtatttccaaaaggaaataGCTGCTAACAAGGACTACTTTCGTCTCTGGAAGAAGGCTCAGGAGGCTTTGCTAAAGAGCCCTGTAGGTCTGCTGAGGGAAATGCGTGACAGCCATGCCACAGTCCTCATGGCTTACAGCATGAACTCctccctgcactcccagctgAACTGGGCTACATCCACAGCAGGAATCTCTCCAGAGCACTACAGACACAACttcagctttaaatattttcacttctaCCTAACAACTGCTATCCAGATATTGAAGGAATGGCAGAGCAGCATGGGGGAACATAAGTGCTACCAGGTGCACAGGGGTGTAAAGGACTTGTATATCAAGGCCAAGGAAGACAGCAGGGTGCGATTTGGCCGTTTCACTTCTacctcccagctcaggagtgAAGCCCGGAAGTTTGGGAATGAAACTTTGTTCACAGTGACCACTTGCCTGGGAGCAGCTATGCAAGGCTTTTCTTATCACACATCAGAGAAGGAAGTCCTCATTCCCCCTTATGAGATATTTCTTGTCAAAAGCTTCCTTCAAACCCAGCAGGGTAACCGGCTGCATCTGCATTCTGTGGGGAACTACAGCAAGTACCAGTGCCAGCTGGTGGAAG cttcaaGAAGCAAGAACACTGGTTATACTGCACTTGCCTCTGCCATTCTCTCTAGTGTGCTTGGAGTTTCCCTGTGCTTGGCCCACAGCCTCTGA
- the SMCO3 gene encoding single-pass membrane and coiled-coil domain-containing protein 3 isoform X3, with translation MALSDLLYPDNPKRKQELIHLHQELLDCMSTNFHATNELVGVLNEHLGCTITPIEMRESSTVKENCEIIIQVMSEIQHQVQKIDSDMKDKLEPVLYQKLYDIKEPELEKIAIAQRVFSIIFGEATSTAAMVAIKLLGSNHLTLTVSKLIGVLAQIGASVLGGVSITIIGLGLEMILHAILGAVERSQLLTAVRSYEKHLAEFKAASEKYQRAIHEVTSLVRQQVQ, from the coding sequence ATGGCATTGAGTGACCTCCTTTACCCAGATAATCCCAAGAGAAAGCAAGAACTGATCCATCTGCATCAGGAATTGCTTGACTGTATGTCCACAAATTTCCATGCAACCAATGAGCTGGTTGGAGTGCTGAATGAGCACCTGGGCTGCACTATTACCCCCATCGAGATGAGAGAGAGCAGTACAGTCAAGGAAAACTGTGAGATTATCATTCAAGTGATGAGTGAGATTCAGCATCAGGTGCAGAAGATTGATAGTGACATGAAGGACAAGCTGGAGCCAGTGCTGTACCAGAAGCTATATGATATCAAGGAGCCCGAGCTGGAGAAAATTGCAATAGCCCAGAGagttttttccattatttttggAGAAGCAACTTCAACAGCTGCAATGGTAGCTATCAAACTTCTTGGCTCCAATCATTTAACTCTCACTGTGAGCAAGCTCATCGGTGTCCTTGCGCAGATTGGGGCATCTGTTCTTGGGGGAGTTAGCATTACCATCATTGGGCTGGGCCTTGAGATGATTCTCCATGCcatcctgggagctgtggagagGAGTCAGCTTCTGACAGCTGTGAGAAGCTACGAGAAGCACCTGGCTGAGTTTAAAGCAGCCTCAGAAAAGTACCAGCGTGCTATACATGAAGTGACTTCTTTGGTGAGACAGCAAGTTCAGTAA
- the LOC103813365 gene encoding uncharacterized protein LOC103813365 isoform X1, which yields MRSLLALLILTLALAALCCCEKDPKEPSGSPSADSIKIKKEVANAFVKRKKRASPYEWYLEYYKSPMEQMHERYTDHGKVLLLLWLGTLQTPGEKEAVLGKEGRKASGLASSSVVSQPAGTPRQGLSHLLSFY from the exons ATGAGGAgtctgctggcactgctgatcCTGACTCTGGCCCTGGCAGCACTCTGCTGTTGTGAGAAAG ATCCCAAAGAGCCCTCAGGATCTCCCAGTGCTGACA GCatcaagattaaaaaagaagttGCCAATGCCtttgtgaagaggaaaaagagagccAGCCCTTATGAATG GTACCTGGAGTACTACAAAAGCCCGATGGAGCAGATGCATGAGCGCT ATACTGACCATGGGAAGGTCCTTCTGCTCCTTTGGCTTGGAACACTCCAAACCCCAGGGGAGAAAGAAGCTGtgcttgggaaggagggaaggaaagcatCTGGACTGGCATCTTCTTCTGTTGTGTCCCAACCAGCTGGAACACCAAGGCAGGGATTATCCCACTTGTTGAGCTTCTATTAA